Proteins co-encoded in one Streptomyces roseochromogenus subsp. oscitans DS 12.976 genomic window:
- a CDS encoding carbohydrate ABC transporter permease: PGSSPGAARGAHGRGAPAGAGSWRSRLYRWDMKASPYAFVSPFFVLFAAFTLVPLLYTAWYSLHHVQLSALDHQSWAGLDNYKNLWSSDFFWNALRNTLTIGVISTVPQLLAALGLAHLLNYRLRGSTAWRVVMLTPYATSVAAATLVFTLLYSWDGGMVNWILHFFGADPVNWRESDWGSRCAVSSIVIWRWTGYNALIYLAAMQAIPTDLYESAAIDGANRWQQFRHVTIPQLRPTILFTVVVSTIGATQLFGEPLLFGGVSGSKGGSEHQYQTLGLYMYDQGWIIGNLGKASAIAWSMFLILLVVAAVNLLLTRRLRKSP, encoded by the coding sequence CCCGGCAGCTCGCCGGGCGCGGCGCGGGGCGCTCACGGTCGCGGTGCGCCGGCGGGCGCGGGCTCCTGGCGCAGCCGGCTGTACCGCTGGGACATGAAGGCGTCGCCGTATGCGTTCGTGTCCCCGTTCTTCGTCCTGTTCGCGGCGTTCACACTGGTCCCGCTGCTCTACACGGCCTGGTACTCGCTGCACCATGTGCAGCTGTCCGCGCTGGACCACCAGAGCTGGGCGGGCCTGGACAACTACAAGAACCTGTGGTCCTCGGACTTCTTCTGGAACGCGCTGCGGAACACCCTGACCATCGGCGTCATCTCGACCGTGCCGCAGCTGCTGGCCGCGCTCGGGCTGGCGCATCTGCTGAACTACCGGCTGCGGGGCTCGACCGCGTGGCGGGTGGTGATGCTGACGCCGTACGCCACCTCCGTGGCCGCCGCGACCCTGGTGTTCACGCTGCTGTATTCGTGGGACGGCGGCATGGTCAACTGGATCCTGCACTTCTTCGGAGCGGATCCCGTCAACTGGCGGGAGTCCGACTGGGGTTCGCGGTGCGCGGTGTCGTCGATCGTGATCTGGCGCTGGACCGGCTACAACGCGCTGATCTATCTGGCGGCGATGCAGGCGATCCCGACCGACCTCTACGAGTCGGCGGCGATCGACGGCGCGAACCGCTGGCAGCAGTTCCGGCATGTGACGATCCCGCAGCTGCGGCCCACCATCCTGTTCACGGTCGTTGTCTCCACGATCGGCGCGACGCAACTCTTCGGAGAGCCGCTGCTGTTCGGTGGGGTCAGCGGGTCCAAGGGCGGTTCCGAGCACCAGTACCAGACGCTCGGTCTGTACATGTACGACCAGGGCTGGATCATCGGCAACCTCGGCAAGGCGTCCGCGATCGCCTGGTCGATGTTCCTGATCCTGCTGGTCGTCGCCGCGGTCAATCTGTTGCTCACCCGACGGCTGAGGAAGTCCCCATGA
- a CDS encoding ABC transporter substrate-binding protein encodes MRTSIRRSQRLMALTAVAALTTGLLAGCAKDSDNGSSDHSDGGGNGSGKGRITLTIGTFGVFGYQQAGLYDEYMKLHPDISIKENVTTRTDVYWPKVLTRLQAGSGTDDIEAIEIGNITEAVQTQADKFVDLGKDVAKSQWLDWKNAQATTKDGKLIGLGTDIGPMAVCYRKDLFQKAGLPTDRTKLAELWKGDWSKYVGVGTQYMKKAPKGTKFVDSASSVYNAAVGGASERYYDKDGNVVWDRSEGVKKAWDAAMTVATSNMSAKLKQFDPTWDQGFANGSFASVACPAWMIGYIEQKSGDSGRGKWDVAAAPAASNWGGSFLGVPTATKHQKEAVALAKWLTAPEQQAKVFAKQASFPSTPSAYPGLKPQADTTAYFSDAPLTQIFSDAAKTIPAQPLGPKDKPIDNAISDIGILQVEQKGKSPSQGWDAAAKEIKDVLGQ; translated from the coding sequence ATGCGCACGAGCATCCGCCGGTCCCAGCGGCTGATGGCCCTCACGGCCGTGGCCGCCCTGACCACGGGGCTGCTGGCCGGCTGCGCCAAGGACTCGGACAACGGCTCGTCGGACCACTCCGACGGCGGTGGCAACGGCAGTGGCAAGGGCAGGATCACGCTGACCATCGGCACCTTCGGCGTCTTCGGCTACCAGCAGGCCGGCCTCTACGACGAGTACATGAAGCTGCATCCGGACATCAGCATCAAGGAGAACGTCACCACCCGTACCGATGTGTACTGGCCGAAGGTGCTCACCCGCCTCCAGGCCGGCTCCGGCACGGACGACATCGAGGCCATCGAGATCGGCAACATCACCGAGGCCGTGCAGACCCAGGCCGACAAGTTCGTGGACCTGGGAAAGGACGTGGCCAAGTCACAGTGGCTGGACTGGAAGAACGCCCAGGCCACCACCAAGGACGGCAAGCTCATCGGGCTCGGGACCGACATCGGGCCGATGGCCGTCTGCTACCGGAAGGATCTGTTCCAGAAGGCCGGGCTGCCGACCGACCGGACCAAGCTCGCCGAGCTGTGGAAGGGCGACTGGAGCAAGTACGTCGGCGTCGGCACGCAGTACATGAAGAAGGCGCCCAAGGGCACCAAGTTCGTGGACTCGGCCTCCTCCGTCTACAACGCGGCGGTGGGCGGCGCGAGCGAGCGGTACTACGACAAGGACGGCAACGTCGTCTGGGACAGGTCCGAGGGTGTGAAGAAGGCCTGGGACGCCGCCATGACCGTCGCGACCAGCAACATGTCGGCGAAGCTGAAGCAGTTCGACCCGACCTGGGACCAGGGCTTCGCCAACGGCAGCTTCGCCAGCGTCGCCTGCCCGGCCTGGATGATCGGCTACATCGAGCAGAAGTCGGGTGACTCCGGCAGGGGCAAGTGGGACGTGGCGGCGGCGCCGGCCGCGTCCAACTGGGGCGGCTCCTTCCTCGGCGTGCCGACCGCGACCAAGCACCAGAAGGAGGCCGTCGCGCTGGCGAAGTGGCTGACCGCGCCCGAGCAGCAGGCGAAGGTGTTCGCCAAGCAGGCCAGCTTCCCGTCGACCCCGTCGGCGTATCCGGGCCTGAAACCGCAGGCCGACACCACGGCGTACTTCTCGGACGCGCCGCTCACCCAGATCTTCTCCGACGCGGCGAAGACCATCCCCGCGCAGCCGCTCGGCCCCAAGGACAAGCCGATCGACAACGCGATCAGCGACATCGGCATCCTCCAGGTCGAGCAGAAGGGCAAGTCGCCGTCCCAGGGCTGGGACGCGGCGGCCAAGGAGATCAAGGACGTGCTCGGCCAGTGA
- a CDS encoding LacI family DNA-binding transcriptional regulator: MASQGARGRSGGRPTLEEVAARAGVGRGTVSRVINGSPRVSDATRAAVEAAVAELGYVPNTAARALAANRTDAIALVVPEPETRFFAEPYFSDMLRGVGSQLSDTEMQLLLIFAGSDRERRRLAQYLAAHRVDGVLLVSVHADDPLPDLLAQLEIPAVISGPRSAGETLTSVDSDNYGGARSAVEHLLSRGRTRI; this comes from the coding sequence ATGGCAAGCCAGGGAGCGCGGGGCCGCAGCGGGGGCCGGCCCACGCTCGAAGAGGTCGCCGCCCGGGCCGGGGTCGGCCGGGGCACGGTCTCACGCGTGATCAACGGCTCGCCCCGGGTCAGCGACGCCACCCGCGCCGCGGTCGAGGCGGCGGTCGCGGAACTCGGCTATGTCCCCAACACCGCCGCCCGCGCCCTCGCCGCCAACCGCACGGACGCCATCGCGCTGGTGGTCCCCGAGCCGGAGACCCGCTTCTTCGCGGAACCCTACTTCTCGGACATGCTGCGCGGAGTCGGCTCCCAACTCTCCGACACCGAGATGCAGCTGCTGCTGATCTTCGCGGGAAGCGACCGGGAGCGCCGGCGCCTGGCCCAGTACTTGGCGGCCCACCGGGTCGACGGCGTACTCCTCGTCTCCGTCCACGCCGACGACCCCCTGCCGGATCTGCTGGCCCAGCTGGAGATCCCGGCCGTGATCAGCGGCCCCCGCTCGGCCGGTGAGACGCTCACCTCGGTGGACTCGGACAACTACGGTGGTGCCCGCTCGGCCGTGGAGCATCTGCTCTCCCGTGGCCGCACCCGCATCG
- a CDS encoding glutamate ligase domain-containing protein, producing MTETDGETTEAAGGRRIAVLGEMLELGAEAVEAHREIGRFAAEVGVDLVVAVGDDLAKQLALAAGEAGVPDIAIVRDNETATAYLKTVLRREDVVLIKASRGGQLWQIAQALTGQAVTGL from the coding sequence ATGACCGAGACTGACGGCGAAACGACCGAGGCCGCAGGAGGCCGGAGGATCGCCGTGCTGGGAGAGATGCTGGAGCTGGGCGCCGAAGCCGTTGAAGCCCACCGAGAGATCGGGCGCTTCGCAGCCGAGGTTGGCGTCGATCTCGTCGTGGCAGTCGGCGATGACCTCGCCAAGCAGCTCGCCCTCGCGGCAGGCGAGGCAGGGGTTCCCGACATCGCGATCGTGCGCGACAACGAGACCGCGACCGCCTACCTCAAAACCGTCCTTCGCCGCGAGGACGTTGTGCTCATCAAAGCCAGTCGCGGCGGTCAGCTCTGGCAGATCGCCCAAGCCCTCACGGGGCAGGCCGTCACGGGCCTGTGA
- a CDS encoding C39 family peptidase — MPRVHEVPLCRQLIDPAEWDLHGGWALGDRIEWSNRACGLASLRMILLAYRREAPTVTELLKLAVKQDVLTPRGALHTGIANLASDLGVPSRAEPVPAEDLLRRLDDAPLIVSVTEQLPDDGRAGGHLVILHGYEDGPDPTVHFRDPSAWGQTHDRVPLSRLTPSYTGRAITFAPLIPNGES; from the coding sequence GTGCCGCGCGTCCACGAAGTCCCCCTGTGCCGACAGCTCATCGACCCCGCCGAGTGGGACCTGCACGGCGGATGGGCACTGGGAGACAGAATCGAATGGTCCAACCGGGCGTGCGGCCTGGCATCACTGAGGATGATCCTGCTCGCCTACAGGCGCGAAGCGCCTACGGTGACGGAACTCCTGAAGCTCGCGGTCAAGCAAGACGTCCTGACCCCGCGTGGAGCGCTCCACACGGGGATCGCGAATCTGGCGAGTGACCTGGGAGTGCCGTCTCGCGCGGAGCCCGTGCCCGCCGAAGACCTGCTCCGCCGGCTCGACGACGCCCCGCTCATCGTGTCCGTGACCGAGCAGCTCCCGGACGACGGCCGCGCCGGCGGGCACCTCGTCATCCTGCACGGCTACGAGGACGGCCCCGACCCGACGGTTCACTTCCGGGACCCATCGGCTTGGGGCCAGACGCATGACCGAGTCCCCCTCAGCCGTCTCACCCCTTCCTACACGGGCCGCGCGATCACCTTCGCGCCCCTGATCCCCAACGGAGAATCTTGA
- a CDS encoding D-alanine--D-alanine ligase family protein, with protein MTLFLSPSSDRAVQKAVEELRQWGQSLQGFGVALIYGSVSAEDRLYHSKCPVEQRSVTALSGALEEIGARWKVLDPCEPDFIGDLVGHDVALSNLHGPYGEDGRLQGLLDYLRVPYCGSGVGASAVAADKILCKRVMLALGVPTPSWRVWSGGPVNWGGQTVMVKPPHGGSSVGMNLVRDAADLPRALADASGEEGSEVLIEDYVTGTPLTVGMLELPGGSVVVFPPLATEATEAEFYDADTKLDVDSRGTVTVQAAELAPDVLDRITRDAQTLWEGIGLRGSARIDFILTEDGDAYALEVNSTPGMSRDSNFAVGAAMVGLTHTEVVLAMLHEALARPPYDVPLPTPVFSSTTATREAAVSP; from the coding sequence ATGACTCTCTTCCTCAGCCCCAGTTCGGACCGCGCGGTGCAGAAGGCCGTCGAGGAACTCCGTCAGTGGGGGCAGAGTCTGCAGGGCTTCGGCGTCGCCCTGATCTACGGTTCCGTGTCCGCCGAGGACAGGCTCTACCACTCGAAGTGCCCCGTCGAACAGCGATCCGTCACGGCCCTGTCCGGGGCGCTCGAAGAGATCGGCGCCCGCTGGAAGGTGCTCGATCCCTGCGAACCGGACTTCATCGGCGATCTGGTCGGGCACGACGTAGCCCTCTCGAACCTGCACGGCCCCTATGGAGAGGACGGCCGGTTGCAAGGCCTGCTCGACTACCTTCGCGTGCCCTACTGCGGCAGCGGAGTCGGGGCATCCGCGGTGGCCGCCGACAAGATCCTGTGCAAGCGAGTGATGCTGGCCCTCGGCGTTCCCACGCCCAGCTGGCGCGTCTGGTCCGGCGGCCCGGTGAACTGGGGCGGGCAGACCGTCATGGTGAAGCCGCCCCACGGTGGGTCCAGTGTGGGCATGAACCTCGTTCGCGACGCGGCAGACCTGCCCCGAGCCCTGGCGGATGCGTCCGGCGAGGAGGGTTCGGAGGTGCTCATCGAGGACTACGTGACCGGCACGCCGCTGACCGTGGGCATGCTGGAGCTTCCGGGCGGCTCGGTCGTCGTCTTCCCGCCACTCGCCACCGAGGCGACCGAGGCCGAGTTCTACGACGCCGACACAAAGCTCGATGTGGATTCCAGGGGCACCGTAACCGTCCAGGCCGCCGAGCTGGCCCCCGATGTGCTCGACAGGATCACCAGGGACGCCCAGACCCTGTGGGAGGGGATCGGGCTGCGCGGCTCGGCGCGCATCGACTTCATCCTCACCGAGGACGGCGACGCGTACGCGCTGGAGGTCAACAGCACACCGGGCATGTCCCGTGACAGCAACTTCGCGGTGGGGGCGGCGATGGTCGGACTCACGCACACGGAAGTCGTGTTGGCGATGCTGCACGAGGCCCTGGCCCGGCCGCCATACGATGTCCCCCTGCCCACTCCCGTGTTCTCCAGCACCACCGCGACACGGGAGGCCGCCGTCTCGCCGTAG
- the dapF gene encoding diaminopimelate epimerase, whose amino-acid sequence MPTRFRKIHGAGNDFILFTNPEPRDVTAWAKEAERLCARRTGVGADGLVVSRINDKRPTEYDVSCFNADGSVATMCGNALRCAAWAVHHDDGFPAKRRLRLRMAGVVHEACVDPASVWITAEVNAIRPRVLQALINGRPTWFDSVHTGTEHVVAVVSDVDAIATEVVGRVVRHHENVAPVGTNVNFVQRLGSQALKIRTYERGVEAETLSCGSGAVAAVAIATLRGLVGKREVTVHNQAGDPLTVRPHEDQPNRAAWVGGPVTHTFEGVLA is encoded by the coding sequence ATGCCCACGCGCTTCCGCAAGATCCACGGAGCGGGCAACGACTTCATCCTGTTCACGAACCCCGAGCCCAGAGACGTCACGGCCTGGGCGAAGGAGGCGGAGCGCCTGTGCGCCAGGCGTACCGGCGTGGGCGCGGACGGCCTGGTCGTCAGCCGCATCAACGACAAACGCCCCACCGAGTACGACGTCTCATGCTTCAACGCGGACGGATCGGTTGCCACCATGTGCGGCAACGCGTTGCGCTGCGCGGCATGGGCTGTCCACCACGACGACGGCTTCCCCGCGAAGAGGCGACTGAGGCTGCGCATGGCAGGCGTCGTGCACGAAGCCTGCGTCGACCCGGCGTCCGTCTGGATCACGGCCGAGGTGAACGCCATTCGGCCCCGCGTCTTACAGGCCCTCATCAACGGCCGGCCGACGTGGTTCGACAGCGTGCACACCGGTACCGAACACGTCGTCGCTGTCGTGAGCGACGTGGACGCCATCGCCACGGAAGTGGTGGGCCGGGTCGTCCGGCACCACGAGAACGTGGCGCCTGTCGGCACCAACGTCAACTTCGTCCAGCGTCTCGGCAGCCAGGCGCTCAAGATCCGCACCTACGAACGCGGTGTCGAAGCGGAGACGCTCTCCTGCGGCAGCGGAGCCGTCGCGGCCGTCGCCATCGCCACCCTGCGCGGGCTGGTCGGCAAGCGCGAGGTCACGGTCCACAACCAGGCCGGTGACCCTCTCACGGTCAGGCCGCACGAAGACCAGCCGAACCGGGCCGCATGGGTAGGCGGGCCGGTCACCCACACCTTCGAAGGGGTACTCGCATGA